Proteins encoded by one window of Fusarium graminearum PH-1 chromosome 1, whole genome shotgun sequence:
- a CDS encoding cell division protease ftsH encodes MTAQATISNMGRVGLHAANPILRHPYFQPRASTPSSFMRSFSTSSGILSSRGISPLGPFSVQRRAFGSSNGISRNQLATLEESANRNPGNANAQNAFYQLLLRANMPAILVERYQSGRFATSPATNDAYQRALAMLGASATQAANAPGATNGNFGRTQWPTYEQGIANAAVTGAANAGNPMGHKGEPIHVIVQESTRSTIFRWVKFLAIFIVTTYLCFALVTIAIEAFSTFRRGGPSSKQDSEVKAEKQNTRFQDVHGCDEAKEELQEVVEFLKNPEKFSDLGAKLPKGVLLVGPPGTGKTLLARAVAGEAGVPFFYMSGSEFDEIFVGVGAKRVRELFTAAKNKSPAIVFIDELDAIGGKRNPRDQAHAKQTLNQLLTELDGFDQDSKIIIIGATNLPKMLDKALTRPGRFDRHVNVDLPDVRGRIAILKHHAKKIKVSPDVDLEAIAARCPGQSGAELENMLNVAALRASRAKASFVSKQDMEWAYDRVTMGSERKSMVITEKEKEMTAYHEAGHALVQLFDKESSNTLYKVTILPKGPSLGHTAQLPQMDKYSYTAAEYMSNIRVALGGKMAEELRYGGDKVTSGVSSDLERATDLGFMMVTLFGMSATLGPVEYGRRYDNLSSETKAAIEGEVRKTIGKSYEDVRKLLTEKRSELDLLAKALVQYETLDKSEVEKVIRGESLPGRITAPKGPMRLPIPQQAPTPPGLGGVHQPQPPETPAPPAAAADTSRTDG; translated from the exons ATGACCGCTCAGGCTACTATCTCGAACATGGGCCGTGTTGGCCTTCATGCGGCCAACCCTATTTTGCGACACCCCTACTTTCAACCCCGCGCATCGACTCCGTCGTCTTTCATGCGTTCgttctcaacttcttctggtATTCTGTCTTCTCGTGGTATCTCACCTCTCGGTCCATTTTCTGTCCAGCGCAGAGCCTTCGGCAGCTCCAATGGCATCTCCCGCAACCAGCTCGCAACGTTGGAGGAATCCGCCAACCGAAACCCTGGTAATGCGAACGCGCAGAATGCTTTTTACCAGCTTCTCCTCCGAGCCAACATGCCTGCTATTCTTGTGGAACGATATCAATCTGGACGCTTCGCCACCAGCCCTGCTACCAATGACGCCTACCAGCGAGCCCTCGCTATGCTTGGTGCTAGTGCTACTCAAGCTGCGAATGCGCCTGGAGCTACGAACGGAAATTTTGGACGCACTCAATGGCCCACTTATGAGCAAGGCATCGCTAACGCTGCTGTGACTGGAGCTGCAAATGCTGGCAATCCCATGGGTCACAAGGGAGAACCCATCCATGTCATCGTTCAGGAGTCAACCCGGTCTACTATCTTCCGTTGGGTCAAGTTTTTGgcaatcttcatcgtcaccaccTATCTGTGTTTTGCACTTGTTACTATTGCTATTGAGGCGTTCAGCACTTTCCGTCGTGGAGGTCCGAGCAGCAAACAGGATTCtgaggtcaaggctgagaagcaaAACACCCGGTTCCAAGATGTCCACGGTTGcgatgaagccaaggaagaactCCAGGAAGTCGTCGAATTTTTGAAGAACCCTGAGAAGTTTAGCGACCTCGGTGCCAAGCTTCCCAAGGGTGTCCTCCTGGTTGGTCCTCCCGGTACCGGTAAGACGCTTCTTGCTCGAGCCGTTGCCGGTGAAGCCGGTGTTCCTTTCTTCTACATGTCTGGTAGTGAGTTTGACGAGATCtttgttggcgttggtgcCAAGCGAGTCCGTGAGCTCTTCACTGccgccaagaacaagtccCCTGCCATTGTCTTTAtcgacgagcttgatgctaTTGGAGGCAAGCGCAACCCTAGAGACCAAGCACACGCCAAACAGACACTGAACCAGCTGCTTACCGAATTGGACGGATTTGATCAAGATAGCAAGATCATTATCATCGGAGCCACCAACTTGCCCAAGATGTTGGACAAGGCCCTCACTCGTCCAGGACGCTTCGATCGACATGTCAATGTTGACTTGCCCGATGTTAGAGGCCGAATCGCCATTCTCAAGCACCacgccaagaagatcaaagtTTCCCCCGATGTCGACCTCGAGGCTATTGCTGCTCGATGCCCCGGTCAATCAGGTGCCGAGCTGGAGAACATGCTCAACGTTGCTGCTCTTCGAGCCAGTCGAGCCAAGGCCAGCTTTGTTTCAAAGCAGGATATGGAGTGGGCATACGACCGAGTCACAATGGGTTCTGAACGCAAGTCAATGGTAATCAccgagaaagagaaggaaatGACGGCTTATCATGAGGCCGGCCACGCGCTTGTCCAGCTTTTCGACAAGGAGAGCTCAAACACTCTTTACAAGGTCACAATTCTTCCCAAGGGACCCTCATTGGGCCACACTGCCCAGCTTCCCCAAATGGACAAGTATTCCTACACAGCTGCAGAATATATGTCAAACATTCGTGTGGCACTTGGAGGCAAGATGGCTGAGGAACTTCGATACGGCGGCGACAAAGTAACCTCGGGTGTTTCATCG GATCTCGAGAGGGCCACTGACCTGGGCTTCATGATGGTGACCCTTTTCGGCATGTCCGCCACACTAGGACCCGTTGAATACGGCCGAAGATACGATAATCTCAGCTCTGAAACAAAGGCCGCAATCGAAGGCGAAGTCCGAAAAACCATAGGAAAGTCGTATGAGGATGTGCGAAAACTATTGACTGAAAAGCGAAGTGAGTTGGACTTACTagccaaggctcttgtgCAGTACGAGACCCTGGACAAGTCCGAGGTGGAGAAGGTGATTCGAGGCGAGAGTCTTCCTGGACGTATCACTGCACCCAAGGGGCCTATGAGACTGCCTattcctcaacaagctccaacaccaccaggtctcggtggtgttcatcagcctcaaccccCAGAGACACCTGCGCcgccagcagcggcggcagaCACATCTAGAACTGACGGTTGA